A section of the Nerophis ophidion isolate RoL-2023_Sa linkage group LG16, RoL_Noph_v1.0, whole genome shotgun sequence genome encodes:
- the ubap2a gene encoding ubiquitin-associated protein 2a isoform X1, with protein sequence MSSLGGEKARGPREKVPPAATHTSQPQKQIQATAEQIRLAQMIYDKNDADFEDKVNQLMEVTGKNQDECMVALHDCNEDVSRAINFLLESTSDMTSWETVGKKKPLTKEGASESKENKENREKKGEREASKGRAGSNRKGKGANRSRQGAVRSEENGVEVTPVDRNSDRGRRTKGGRVSAGRGRGRAPTASRFSAQGMGTFNPADYTSEARTATTQSEAWDTAANNNSDETANWKNPIEDYGSEDWSEDVSLSETKVFTSSCAPPAENHITPGQSLDLASLLQKPVVGGREAPASSSSQSLVFTNSHHHQPPPPSRNTTSGTSYAHAALSSVLGAGFGDLGQAKRSVPSAGAQILEQLKGPGLGPLPSSQVAPLASTQGGNHSSGRLPSLGAPVPPPSSSSWDMKVHEPNTTSLSSQFSREFGLQPEPSLVLSQLIQRHTGPSLPLARQPSPQSQQQAPPASVSPASQHSGTSTQAGPGTAAAGAKHSAPGAGLEAQGCGTPQQQRAQLKGQKRRIPPTSKIPATAVEMPGSTDLPGLNLQFGALDFGSESALPEFGVVDGSVSAPSRDSSSAPGPVPPASGPGTQSQTSMYSKPLSESLGSPLSVDLPLPLSSSEPAYHSSSAALPSLTASSLGTASSATLSLTTSTTSSCSVPSASPFSAVGGSFDGPMPPHARLSFSQSKETTGPVMNGLNGVRTSTALDISSASSTPKPESPSLNVNTNGALPPSSHLAPPTLPAQTSTTLSCLVQDLPSASHLNSLNSHASSLSSSLGSSALTYSSVDSNNVGSLTPSSGPYTPSHPAPSSLHSAHISSNSSSNSISHLVSMSNMGGNMVANMVGGMVGTGGLHSAANSSALGLGSNGVTGISNLSAHRNTPLLSSSTGKAPPNLSQGVPPLMPNQYIMGPGGLLAAYPQMYGYEDLHMLQSRLPMPSLQDYYGITFPGPTATLSSRDGGLANNPYSGEVTKFGRNDSTSPAPPSSLAAQQQPPQGQSQGQSQGQAPPPQAPPPPQGQPQHHSSQQAFLPPGYSYTGLPYYAGVPGAVPGAAAFQYGPTMFVPPGGPGSAKQHGMGLGLGNPSASPFQQQTQQQPGGYGQHTFSSGYEELSAGVDYSKGYNSSSQAANNNNNNKCAAGGHGKGVSVTSSNSGVPDISGSVYNKTQSFDKQGFHAGTPPPFSLPSALGGPGPLNPGAAPGGYAPGPFLHILPHQQAHSQLLHHHLAQDAQGAPSQRGQSSSLQQKSQVNKSSYGSSPYWAN encoded by the exons aTGAGCTCGCTGGGCGGCGAGAAGGCCCGCGGCCCCCGTGAAAAAGTGCCGCCTGCTGCCACTCACACATCCCAACCACAAAAACAGATACAG GCTACTGCTGAACAAATCCGGCTTGCACAGATGATCTATGACAAGAATGATGCTGACTTTGAAGACAAAGTGAATCAG CTAATGGAGGTGACTGGCAAGAACCAGGATGAATGTATGGTCGCGCTCCACGACTGCAACGAGGACGTGAGCAGAGCCATTAACTTCCTCCTGGAGAGCACCTCGGACATG ACCTCATGGGAGACTGTAGGTAAGAAGAAGCCGCTGACAAAGGAGGGTGCCTCAGAAAGCAAGGAGAACAAGGAGAACCGGGAGAAGAAAGGCGAGAGAGAGGCCAGCAAAGGCCGTGCGGGTTCCAACCGCAAGGGCAAAGGGGCCAATCGAAGCCGGCAGG GCGCAGTTCGTTCAGAGGAAAATGGAGTAGAGGTGACCCCAGTGGACCGAAATTCCGATCGCGGGCGGAGGACGAAAGGTGGCAGGG TATCTGCTGGTCGAGGCCGAGGAAGAGCACCAACAGCGAGCAGATTTTCAGCCCAGGGAATGGG GACCTTCAACCCTGCAGACTATACCTCAGAGGCAAGGACGGCGACCACACAGAGTGAGGCTTGGGACACAGCGGCTAACAACAATTCAGATGAAACGG CTAACTGGAAGAACCCCATTGAAGACTATGGATCTGAGGACTGGAGTGAGGATGTTAGT CTCTCAGAAACCAAAGTGTTCACTTCTTCATGTGCGCCTCCTGCTGAAAACCACATCACTCCTGGACAAAg tCTGGACCTCGCCTCCCTGCTGCAGAAGCCTGTGGTCGGAGGCAGAGAAGCACCTGCCTCCTCCTCCTCGCAGAGTCTGGTCTTTACTAACTCTCACCACCACCAGCCGCCCCCTCCCAGCCGCAACACCACCAGCGGCACCAGCTATGCTCACGCTGCTTTG TCGTCAGTCCTGGGAGCGGGATTCGGAGACCTGGGCCAAGCCAAGAGGTCCGTGCCAAGTGCTGGAGCTCAGATACTGGAACAGCTGAAGGGCCCTGGCTTGGGTCCTCTGCCATCATCCCAGGTTGCCCCTCTCGCCAGCACCCAGGGAGGAAACCATTCAAGTGGTCGTCTGCCATCCCTGGGAGCACCTGTTCCTCCGCCCTCCTCCTCCAGCTGGGACATGAAGGTGCACGAACCTAACACCACCTCACTGTCCTCACAGTTCAGCC GTGAGTTTGGCCTCCAGCCAGAACCTTCACTTGTGCTGAGCCAGCTCATTCAGAGGCACACGGGCCCCTCACTGCCTCTGGCGCGTCAGCCCAGCCCCCAATCGCAACAACAAGCGCCCCCTGCATCCGTCTCCCCTGCTTCTCAGCACAGCGGCACATCGACACAAGCGGGCCCGGGGACGGCGGCTGCTGGTGCCAAACATTCAGCCCCGGGTGCAGGGCTGGAAGCTCAGGGCTGCGGGACACCACAGCAGCAGCGAGCACAGCTAAAAGGCCAGAAACGAAGGATACCTCCAACTTCCAAG ATCCCCGCCACAGCCGTCGAGATGCCCGGCTCCACTGACCTCCCCGGTCTTAACCTTCAGTTTGGAGCGCTGGACTTTGGCTCTGAATCTGCTCTGCCTGAGTTCGGAGTTGTGGACGGCTCTGTCAGCGCACCATCCAGGGATTCCTCTTCGGCACCTGGCCCGGTGCCACCTGCATCAGGACCAGGGACGCAGAGCCAGACCAGCATGTATTCCAAACCGCTCAG TGAGTCGCTGGGGAGCCCTCTCTCGGTCGACCTCCCTCTTCCTCTCTCCTCGTCGGAACCGGCGTATCACTCTTCCTCGGCGGCACTCCCCAGTCTCACGGCCTCTTCATTAGGGACGGCCAGCTCGGCCACATTATCACTCACCACATCCACCACCTCCTCATGCTCTGTACCCTCGGCTTCCCCCTTCTCTGCAGTGGGAGGAAGCTTTGACGGGCCCATGCCTCCCCACGCTCGACTCTCTTTCTCCCAGAGCAAAGAAACCACGGGGCCAGTAATG AATGGTCTGAATGGAGTTAGGACCTCTACAGCTTTAGACA TTTCCTCAGCGTCGTCAACACCAAAGCCAGAATCTCCGTCTCTCAACGTCAACACCAACGGCGCTCTGCCCCCCTCCTCCCACTTAGCCCCTCCTACTTTGCCTGCACAGACCTCCACCACGCTGTCCTGCCTGGTACAGGATCTTCCCTCTGCCAGCCATCTCAACTCCCTCAACAG CCATGCCAGCAGTCTTTCCTCATCCCTTGGCTCTAGTGCCCTCACC TACAGCAGCGTTGACAGCAACAACGTGGGCTCTCTCACGCCCTCCTCTGGCCCCTACACACCATCGCACCCGGCGCCCTCATCCCTCCACTCAGCCCACATCAGCAGCAACAGTAGCAGCAACAGCATCAGTCACCTGGTCAGCATGTCCAACATGGGCGGCAACATGGTGGCCAACATGGTGGGAGGTATGGTCGGCACCGGCGGACTTCACTCTGCTGCCAACAGCTCAGCGCTGGGACTTGGCTCCAATGGAGTTACTGGCATATCCAACCTTTCCGCACACAGGAACACTCCTCTGCTCTCCTCCTccactg GTAAAGCCCCTCCTAACCTGTCCCAAGGAGTTCCTCCTCTGATGCCCAACCAGTATATCATGGGTCCAGGAGGACTGTTGGCAGCGTATCCA CAGATGTACGGCTATGAGGACCTCCACATGCTCCAGTCCAGACTGCCCATG CCTTCTCTGCAGGATTACTACGGCATCACATTCCCCGGCCCCACCGCCACTCTGTCCAGCAGAGACGGGGGCCTGGCCAACAACCCTTACTCAG GTGAAGTCACAAAGTTTGGTAGGAACGACTCCACCTCTCCAGCCCCACCTAGCAGCCTGGCAGCTCAGCAGCAGCCCCCCCAGGGCCAAAGTCAGGGCCAGAGCCAAGGCCAAGCTCCGCCTCCTCAGGCCCCGCCTCCGCCGCAGGGCCAACCTCAGCACCACAGCAGTCAGCAGGCCTTCCTGCCTCCCGGCTACAGCTACACGGGACTGCCTTACTACGCCGGGGTGCCAGGCGCCGTTCCCGGCGCGGCCGCCTTCCAGTACGGCCCCACCATGTTTGTTCCCCCGGGGGGTCCGGGCTCGGCCAAGCAGCACGGCATGGGTCTCGGCCTTGGCAACCCGTCGGCGAGCCCCTTCCAGCAGCAGACGCAACAGCAGCCCGGCGGTTACGGCCAGCACACCTTCAGCTCAG ggtaCGAGGAGCTGAGTGCAGGAGTGGACTACAGTAAAGGCTACAACTCGTCGTCTCAGGcagccaacaacaacaacaacaacaagtgtgCGGCAGGCGGCCATGGAAAAG GTGTGTCGGTGACGTCCAGTAACTCTGGTGTGCCGGACATCAGTGGAAGTGTTTACAATAAGACCCAG TCTTTCGATAAGCAGGGTTTCCACGCCgggacccccccccccttcaGCCTGCCATCCGCGCTGGGGGGGCCGGGGCCCCTGAACCCGGGAGCGGCCCCTGGAGGTTATGCACCGGGCCCCTTCCTTCACATCCTGCCTCACCAGCAAGCGCACTCTCAGCTGCTGCACCATCACCTGGCTCAGGACGCACAG GGTGCCCCAAGTCAGCGTGGTCAGTCCAGCAGCCTGCAGCAGAAGAGCCAAGTCAATAAGTCCAGCTATGGCAGCTCCCCCTACTGGGCCAACtga
- the ubap2a gene encoding ubiquitin-associated protein 2a isoform X2 produces the protein MSSLGGEKARGPREKVPPAATHTSQPQKQIQATAEQIRLAQMIYDKNDADFEDKVNQLMEVTGKNQDECMVALHDCNEDVSRAINFLLESTSDMTSWETVGKKKPLTKEGASESKENKENREKKGEREASKGRAGSNRKGKGANRSRQGAVRSEENGVEVTPVDRNSDRGRRTKGGRVSAGRGRGRAPTASRFSAQGMGTFNPADYTSEARTATTQSEAWDTAANNNSDETANWKNPIEDYGSEDWSEDVSLSETKVFTSSCAPPAENHITPGQSLDLASLLQKPVVGGREAPASSSSQSLVFTNSHHHQPPPPSRNTTSGTSYAHAALSSVLGAGFGDLGQAKRSVPSAGAQILEQLKGPGLGPLPSSQVAPLASTQGGNHSSGRLPSLGAPVPPPSSSSWDMKVHEPNTTSLSSQFSREFGLQPEPSLVLSQLIQRHTGPSLPLARQPSPQSQQQAPPASVSPASQHSGTSTQAGPGTAAAGAKHSAPGAGLEAQGCGTPQQQRAQLKGQKRRIPPTSKIPATAVEMPGSTDLPGLNLQFGALDFGSESALPEFGVVDGSVSAPSRDSSSAPGPVPPASGPGTQSQTSMYSKPLSESLGSPLSVDLPLPLSSSEPAYHSSSAALPSLTASSLGTASSATLSLTTSTTSSCSVPSASPFSAVGGSFDGPMPPHARLSFSQSKETTGPVMNGLNGVRTSTALDISSASSTPKPESPSLNVNTNGALPPSSHLAPPTLPAQTSTTLSCLVQDLPSASHLNSLNSHASSLSSSLGSSALTYSSVDSNNVGSLTPSSGPYTPSHPAPSSLHSAHISSNSSSNSISHLVSMSNMGGNMVANMVGGMVGTGGLHSAANSSALGLGSNGVTGISNLSAHRNTPLLSSSTGKAPPNLSQGVPPLMPNQYIMGPGGLLAAYPMYGYEDLHMLQSRLPMPSLQDYYGITFPGPTATLSSRDGGLANNPYSGEVTKFGRNDSTSPAPPSSLAAQQQPPQGQSQGQSQGQAPPPQAPPPPQGQPQHHSSQQAFLPPGYSYTGLPYYAGVPGAVPGAAAFQYGPTMFVPPGGPGSAKQHGMGLGLGNPSASPFQQQTQQQPGGYGQHTFSSGYEELSAGVDYSKGYNSSSQAANNNNNNKCAAGGHGKGVSVTSSNSGVPDISGSVYNKTQSFDKQGFHAGTPPPFSLPSALGGPGPLNPGAAPGGYAPGPFLHILPHQQAHSQLLHHHLAQDAQGAPSQRGQSSSLQQKSQVNKSSYGSSPYWAN, from the exons aTGAGCTCGCTGGGCGGCGAGAAGGCCCGCGGCCCCCGTGAAAAAGTGCCGCCTGCTGCCACTCACACATCCCAACCACAAAAACAGATACAG GCTACTGCTGAACAAATCCGGCTTGCACAGATGATCTATGACAAGAATGATGCTGACTTTGAAGACAAAGTGAATCAG CTAATGGAGGTGACTGGCAAGAACCAGGATGAATGTATGGTCGCGCTCCACGACTGCAACGAGGACGTGAGCAGAGCCATTAACTTCCTCCTGGAGAGCACCTCGGACATG ACCTCATGGGAGACTGTAGGTAAGAAGAAGCCGCTGACAAAGGAGGGTGCCTCAGAAAGCAAGGAGAACAAGGAGAACCGGGAGAAGAAAGGCGAGAGAGAGGCCAGCAAAGGCCGTGCGGGTTCCAACCGCAAGGGCAAAGGGGCCAATCGAAGCCGGCAGG GCGCAGTTCGTTCAGAGGAAAATGGAGTAGAGGTGACCCCAGTGGACCGAAATTCCGATCGCGGGCGGAGGACGAAAGGTGGCAGGG TATCTGCTGGTCGAGGCCGAGGAAGAGCACCAACAGCGAGCAGATTTTCAGCCCAGGGAATGGG GACCTTCAACCCTGCAGACTATACCTCAGAGGCAAGGACGGCGACCACACAGAGTGAGGCTTGGGACACAGCGGCTAACAACAATTCAGATGAAACGG CTAACTGGAAGAACCCCATTGAAGACTATGGATCTGAGGACTGGAGTGAGGATGTTAGT CTCTCAGAAACCAAAGTGTTCACTTCTTCATGTGCGCCTCCTGCTGAAAACCACATCACTCCTGGACAAAg tCTGGACCTCGCCTCCCTGCTGCAGAAGCCTGTGGTCGGAGGCAGAGAAGCACCTGCCTCCTCCTCCTCGCAGAGTCTGGTCTTTACTAACTCTCACCACCACCAGCCGCCCCCTCCCAGCCGCAACACCACCAGCGGCACCAGCTATGCTCACGCTGCTTTG TCGTCAGTCCTGGGAGCGGGATTCGGAGACCTGGGCCAAGCCAAGAGGTCCGTGCCAAGTGCTGGAGCTCAGATACTGGAACAGCTGAAGGGCCCTGGCTTGGGTCCTCTGCCATCATCCCAGGTTGCCCCTCTCGCCAGCACCCAGGGAGGAAACCATTCAAGTGGTCGTCTGCCATCCCTGGGAGCACCTGTTCCTCCGCCCTCCTCCTCCAGCTGGGACATGAAGGTGCACGAACCTAACACCACCTCACTGTCCTCACAGTTCAGCC GTGAGTTTGGCCTCCAGCCAGAACCTTCACTTGTGCTGAGCCAGCTCATTCAGAGGCACACGGGCCCCTCACTGCCTCTGGCGCGTCAGCCCAGCCCCCAATCGCAACAACAAGCGCCCCCTGCATCCGTCTCCCCTGCTTCTCAGCACAGCGGCACATCGACACAAGCGGGCCCGGGGACGGCGGCTGCTGGTGCCAAACATTCAGCCCCGGGTGCAGGGCTGGAAGCTCAGGGCTGCGGGACACCACAGCAGCAGCGAGCACAGCTAAAAGGCCAGAAACGAAGGATACCTCCAACTTCCAAG ATCCCCGCCACAGCCGTCGAGATGCCCGGCTCCACTGACCTCCCCGGTCTTAACCTTCAGTTTGGAGCGCTGGACTTTGGCTCTGAATCTGCTCTGCCTGAGTTCGGAGTTGTGGACGGCTCTGTCAGCGCACCATCCAGGGATTCCTCTTCGGCACCTGGCCCGGTGCCACCTGCATCAGGACCAGGGACGCAGAGCCAGACCAGCATGTATTCCAAACCGCTCAG TGAGTCGCTGGGGAGCCCTCTCTCGGTCGACCTCCCTCTTCCTCTCTCCTCGTCGGAACCGGCGTATCACTCTTCCTCGGCGGCACTCCCCAGTCTCACGGCCTCTTCATTAGGGACGGCCAGCTCGGCCACATTATCACTCACCACATCCACCACCTCCTCATGCTCTGTACCCTCGGCTTCCCCCTTCTCTGCAGTGGGAGGAAGCTTTGACGGGCCCATGCCTCCCCACGCTCGACTCTCTTTCTCCCAGAGCAAAGAAACCACGGGGCCAGTAATG AATGGTCTGAATGGAGTTAGGACCTCTACAGCTTTAGACA TTTCCTCAGCGTCGTCAACACCAAAGCCAGAATCTCCGTCTCTCAACGTCAACACCAACGGCGCTCTGCCCCCCTCCTCCCACTTAGCCCCTCCTACTTTGCCTGCACAGACCTCCACCACGCTGTCCTGCCTGGTACAGGATCTTCCCTCTGCCAGCCATCTCAACTCCCTCAACAG CCATGCCAGCAGTCTTTCCTCATCCCTTGGCTCTAGTGCCCTCACC TACAGCAGCGTTGACAGCAACAACGTGGGCTCTCTCACGCCCTCCTCTGGCCCCTACACACCATCGCACCCGGCGCCCTCATCCCTCCACTCAGCCCACATCAGCAGCAACAGTAGCAGCAACAGCATCAGTCACCTGGTCAGCATGTCCAACATGGGCGGCAACATGGTGGCCAACATGGTGGGAGGTATGGTCGGCACCGGCGGACTTCACTCTGCTGCCAACAGCTCAGCGCTGGGACTTGGCTCCAATGGAGTTACTGGCATATCCAACCTTTCCGCACACAGGAACACTCCTCTGCTCTCCTCCTccactg GTAAAGCCCCTCCTAACCTGTCCCAAGGAGTTCCTCCTCTGATGCCCAACCAGTATATCATGGGTCCAGGAGGACTGTTGGCAGCGTATCCA ATGTACGGCTATGAGGACCTCCACATGCTCCAGTCCAGACTGCCCATG CCTTCTCTGCAGGATTACTACGGCATCACATTCCCCGGCCCCACCGCCACTCTGTCCAGCAGAGACGGGGGCCTGGCCAACAACCCTTACTCAG GTGAAGTCACAAAGTTTGGTAGGAACGACTCCACCTCTCCAGCCCCACCTAGCAGCCTGGCAGCTCAGCAGCAGCCCCCCCAGGGCCAAAGTCAGGGCCAGAGCCAAGGCCAAGCTCCGCCTCCTCAGGCCCCGCCTCCGCCGCAGGGCCAACCTCAGCACCACAGCAGTCAGCAGGCCTTCCTGCCTCCCGGCTACAGCTACACGGGACTGCCTTACTACGCCGGGGTGCCAGGCGCCGTTCCCGGCGCGGCCGCCTTCCAGTACGGCCCCACCATGTTTGTTCCCCCGGGGGGTCCGGGCTCGGCCAAGCAGCACGGCATGGGTCTCGGCCTTGGCAACCCGTCGGCGAGCCCCTTCCAGCAGCAGACGCAACAGCAGCCCGGCGGTTACGGCCAGCACACCTTCAGCTCAG ggtaCGAGGAGCTGAGTGCAGGAGTGGACTACAGTAAAGGCTACAACTCGTCGTCTCAGGcagccaacaacaacaacaacaacaagtgtgCGGCAGGCGGCCATGGAAAAG GTGTGTCGGTGACGTCCAGTAACTCTGGTGTGCCGGACATCAGTGGAAGTGTTTACAATAAGACCCAG TCTTTCGATAAGCAGGGTTTCCACGCCgggacccccccccccttcaGCCTGCCATCCGCGCTGGGGGGGCCGGGGCCCCTGAACCCGGGAGCGGCCCCTGGAGGTTATGCACCGGGCCCCTTCCTTCACATCCTGCCTCACCAGCAAGCGCACTCTCAGCTGCTGCACCATCACCTGGCTCAGGACGCACAG GGTGCCCCAAGTCAGCGTGGTCAGTCCAGCAGCCTGCAGCAGAAGAGCCAAGTCAATAAGTCCAGCTATGGCAGCTCCCCCTACTGGGCCAACtga